From the genome of Candidatus Brocadiaceae bacterium, one region includes:
- a CDS encoding rod shape-determining protein RodA, with the protein MRAGIIRTAVGRAAISRMPWHLLLAAVALTFVGVAFIYSAASLGMALRHMVFAGLGLVAFVVFSLLDYRHLRGLAPVLYAAGVLSLAGLFALGTTINYAQRWYNVGFFHVQPSELMKYVLVIVLADYLRSRKRMDRLRDLAMPAALTGLPVLLIMGQPDLGSALILGALFFAMTFLGGVPVRNLALVVGLGVALLAAAWFIPGVLKDYQRMRLETFLNPAATRDSSAAYNAEQAITAVAAGGMHGQGYGRGVLNRLGRIPESYADFMFPVIAEEWGFVRTAPFACVYLFLAFLLARIACKTRDPFGRLLVGGVLSLLALQSFLHMAIALRLAPITGLPLPLVGYGGSSLLSTFAGLGLVGSVCTHTHVLFEPGAEEEA; encoded by the coding sequence ATGCGGGCGGGCATCATCAGGACGGCGGTGGGGCGGGCTGCCATCTCGCGCATGCCGTGGCACCTGCTGCTGGCGGCCGTGGCGCTCACTTTCGTCGGGGTGGCGTTCATCTACAGCGCGGCGTCGCTGGGGATGGCGCTGCGGCACATGGTCTTCGCCGGGCTGGGGCTCGTGGCCTTCGTGGTGTTCTCGCTCCTGGACTACCGCCACCTGCGGGGGCTGGCGCCGGTGCTCTACGCGGCCGGCGTGCTGTCCCTGGCGGGGCTCTTCGCCTTGGGCACCACCATCAACTACGCGCAGCGCTGGTACAACGTCGGCTTCTTCCACGTGCAGCCCTCGGAGCTGATGAAGTACGTGCTGGTCATTGTCCTGGCCGACTACCTGCGCAGCCGCAAGCGGATGGATCGCCTGCGCGACCTGGCGATGCCGGCGGCGCTGACGGGCCTGCCCGTGCTGCTCATCATGGGTCAGCCGGACCTCGGCTCGGCGCTGATCCTGGGCGCGCTGTTCTTCGCCATGACGTTTCTGGGCGGCGTCCCGGTGCGGAACCTGGCCCTGGTCGTCGGCCTGGGAGTTGCTCTGCTGGCGGCGGCCTGGTTCATCCCGGGCGTCCTGAAGGACTACCAGCGGATGCGGCTGGAGACGTTCCTCAACCCGGCGGCCACGCGGGACTCCAGCGCGGCCTACAATGCCGAGCAGGCCATCACGGCGGTGGCGGCGGGGGGGATGCACGGGCAGGGCTACGGCCGCGGCGTGCTGAACCGGCTCGGGCGCATACCGGAGAGCTACGCGGACTTCATGTTCCCGGTCATCGCCGAGGAGTGGGGCTTCGTGCGCACGGCGCCCTTCGCGTGCGTCTACCTGTTCCTGGCGTTCCTGCTGGCGCGCATCGCGTGCAAGACGCGCGACCCGTTCGGGCGGCTTCTCGTGGGCGGCGTCCTGTCGCTGCTGGCCCTGCAGAGCTTCCTGCACATGGCGATCGCGCTGCGGCTGGCGCCCATCACGGGGCTGCCGCTTCCGCTGGTGGGCTACGGCGGGTCGTCGCTGCTGAGCACGTTCGCCGGGCTGGGGCTGGTGGGGTCCGTGTGCACGCACACGCACGTGCTGTTCGAGCCGGGGGCCGAGGAAGAGGCGTGA
- a CDS encoding 2-oxo acid dehydrogenase subunit E2, which produces MLEPVHLPQLGQTMTEGTVAKWHKQEGEHVAKGEILYDLTTDKATLEVPAFASGVVKTILVPEGSTRPVGELIAVLGEESDDLPADLDSLRGHGPAAPAAEARAEGGRSAPASAPPPAGAAASGGGGRAFASPRARKVAGELGVPLGVVAGSGPGGRVVEADVRAYAARRADVPHTPAAAAVARERGVDLVAVAEGLRGRRVRKADVQAAAPSAVAALGGADGERVALSPMRRTIAARMAQSKQTVPHFYLLGEVEMRAAMAYLAARAEGGVRVTLTVLIVRAIGEALCRHPRVNARFDRDAVVLNGACNVGVAVAVEDGLFVPVIRDADAKDLETISAELKTLAGKARAGALLPEDYEGGSVTLSNLGMYGVDGFLPIINPPEACIVGVGTVRERVIARGGRPVVEPTMEVSVSADHRVVDGAEAGRFFQTLKGLLEHPGGPDERG; this is translated from the coding sequence ATGCTCGAGCCCGTCCACCTGCCGCAGCTCGGCCAGACGATGACCGAAGGCACGGTCGCAAAGTGGCACAAGCAGGAAGGGGAGCACGTCGCGAAGGGCGAGATACTCTACGATCTGACGACCGACAAGGCGACGCTCGAGGTGCCGGCCTTCGCCTCCGGCGTGGTGAAGACGATCCTGGTCCCCGAAGGCTCGACGCGGCCCGTCGGGGAGCTGATCGCGGTGCTCGGCGAGGAGTCGGACGATCTGCCCGCCGACCTCGATTCGCTGCGCGGCCACGGCCCGGCGGCGCCCGCTGCGGAGGCCCGCGCCGAGGGCGGCCGGAGCGCCCCGGCGTCCGCCCCGCCGCCGGCCGGAGCGGCGGCGTCCGGCGGGGGGGGGCGGGCATTCGCCTCGCCCCGTGCGCGCAAGGTGGCGGGCGAACTGGGCGTGCCGCTGGGCGTCGTCGCCGGTTCCGGCCCGGGCGGGCGGGTGGTCGAGGCGGACGTGCGGGCATACGCCGCCCGCCGCGCGGACGTGCCGCACACCCCGGCGGCTGCTGCGGTCGCGCGCGAGCGGGGGGTGGACCTGGTGGCGGTGGCCGAGGGGTTGCGGGGCCGGCGGGTCCGAAAGGCCGACGTCCAGGCCGCCGCGCCCTCGGCCGTGGCGGCGCTCGGCGGGGCCGACGGGGAGCGGGTGGCGCTGAGCCCGATGCGGCGGACGATTGCCGCGCGCATGGCCCAGTCCAAGCAGACGGTGCCGCATTTCTACCTCCTCGGCGAGGTCGAGATGCGGGCCGCGATGGCATACCTGGCGGCGCGGGCCGAGGGCGGTGTCAGGGTGACGTTGACCGTGCTGATCGTCCGGGCCATCGGGGAGGCCCTGTGCCGACATCCGCGCGTCAACGCGCGGTTCGACCGGGACGCCGTCGTGCTCAACGGCGCCTGCAACGTGGGCGTGGCCGTGGCGGTGGAGGACGGGTTGTTTGTGCCCGTCATCCGGGATGCGGACGCGAAGGACCTGGAGACGATCTCCGCCGAGTTGAAGACGCTGGCGGGGAAGGCGCGTGCGGGCGCGCTCCTGCCGGAGGACTACGAGGGCGGCAGCGTGACCCTGAGCAACCTGGGCATGTACGGAGTGGACGGTTTCCTGCCCATCATCAACCCGCCGGAGGCCTGCATCGTCGGCGTCGGGACGGTGCGCGAACGCGTGATCGCGCGCGGCGGACGGCCCGTCGTCGAGCCGACGATGGAGGTGTCCGTGAGCGCCGACCACCGGGTGGTGGACGGCGCGGAGGCGGGCCGATTCTTCCAGACCCTCAAGGGCCTGCTGGAGCATCCGGGCGGACCCGACGAGAGGGGGTAG